Proteins encoded together in one Verrucomicrobiia bacterium window:
- a CDS encoding ATP-dependent DNA helicase, with protein sequence MSVKIQLDKKKIALGVGDIVAEPVTNGNRVAGLGVWTRLALGREAHVTHQRTQAGLYEGYAREITIRHKTVVDGFDVTISGRIDGVHPPHNGGAYVIEEIKSVVVPSLVFAALDANSYPHYVEQLRLYCFFIEQEQKSALGRLVFVNVADGATREIEIHGPFDDCERLIAERVRSLIAQAQEEQRRQEERRTHSGSLRFPHDKPRAHQDEMMAAVEHALKEGRHLLVTAPAGVGKTTAALYPVVKYALAHDKRVFFVTAKNTQQQIVRETLQRMGANKSAHPNAVFFRARESMCINDVYACREEFCPHLRDFHAKLEGTGIVNRLLAQRLIIPEAMMEAGRGVSLCPFELALIEAELTDVIVCDYNYVFDPQVYFRRFFLDADYSDAILIIDEAHNLVQRALEYYSPVLSRQQILDLKRNLRHVDPSLAKELKKFLDQIDDFFRSQARPKVDEYTQLDDAELAQDKYLIPSPRGFFDELKPTFSKLSMRYLLDKTTSGRVIPDDPVDEFFSALGQFCGVLAMEGEEFSYIYDATGGEALKIVCKDPSRQLFQRHEGFHSVIAMSATLDPMEFYRKMLGFDPERTDQANFPSPFPKENRRIIVVPTVSTTFRARVAHYGRIANIIATTAAARPGNYMALFPSYDFMRGVATRVPDGAWEVIVQEPKMSESQRLALLESLKERQPPKLILAVQGGLFAEGVDYPGETLSGVIIVSPALPQVSFERELMRQYYEEHYGKGFEFAYLYPGMNRVIQSVGRLIRSESDLGVAVLVCQRFAQPKYSTLFPPDWSDSLAGPRAGYNLATELVNFWNGNLGNHPS encoded by the coding sequence ATGTCCGTCAAAATCCAACTGGATAAAAAGAAGATCGCCCTCGGCGTCGGCGACATCGTCGCGGAGCCGGTCACCAACGGCAATCGCGTGGCGGGGTTGGGCGTGTGGACGCGGCTAGCGCTGGGACGCGAAGCGCACGTAACCCATCAGCGCACCCAGGCCGGGCTCTACGAGGGCTATGCGCGAGAAATCACCATCCGCCACAAGACCGTCGTCGACGGTTTTGACGTGACGATCTCGGGCCGTATCGACGGCGTTCATCCGCCCCACAACGGTGGTGCGTACGTCATCGAGGAAATCAAGTCCGTCGTCGTGCCGTCGCTCGTGTTCGCCGCGCTCGACGCGAATTCCTACCCGCATTATGTCGAGCAGCTCCGGTTGTATTGCTTCTTCATTGAACAGGAACAGAAAAGCGCCCTTGGTCGCCTGGTCTTTGTGAACGTGGCGGACGGCGCGACGCGGGAAATCGAAATTCACGGGCCGTTCGACGACTGCGAACGCCTGATCGCCGAACGCGTGCGTTCGCTCATCGCGCAAGCGCAGGAAGAACAGCGCCGCCAGGAAGAACGCCGCACGCACTCCGGTTCGCTCCGCTTCCCGCACGACAAACCCCGCGCGCATCAGGACGAAATGATGGCGGCAGTCGAGCACGCCCTGAAAGAAGGCCGGCATTTGCTTGTTACCGCGCCCGCCGGCGTGGGCAAAACCACCGCCGCGTTGTATCCCGTGGTAAAGTACGCCCTCGCCCACGATAAACGCGTCTTCTTCGTCACCGCCAAGAATACGCAGCAGCAAATCGTCCGCGAAACCCTTCAGCGCATGGGCGCGAATAAGTCCGCGCATCCGAATGCCGTTTTCTTTCGTGCCCGCGAGAGCATGTGTATCAACGACGTCTACGCTTGCCGCGAAGAATTCTGTCCGCACCTCCGCGACTTCCATGCGAAACTCGAAGGCACCGGCATCGTGAACCGTTTGCTCGCGCAACGCCTCATCATTCCCGAAGCCATGATGGAAGCGGGTCGCGGCGTGAGCCTATGCCCGTTCGAACTGGCCTTGATCGAGGCCGAACTGACCGATGTGATCGTCTGCGACTACAACTACGTCTTCGATCCGCAAGTTTATTTCCGCCGTTTCTTCCTCGACGCCGATTACTCCGACGCCATCCTCATCATCGACGAAGCGCACAATCTCGTGCAGCGCGCGCTGGAGTATTACTCGCCCGTTCTCTCGCGCCAGCAGATCCTCGACCTGAAACGCAACCTCCGCCACGTGGACCCGTCCCTCGCAAAAGAGCTGAAGAAGTTCCTCGACCAGATCGACGACTTCTTCCGCTCGCAAGCTCGTCCCAAAGTCGACGAATACACCCAACTCGATGACGCCGAACTCGCCCAGGACAAATATCTCATTCCATCGCCGCGCGGTTTCTTCGACGAACTCAAGCCGACCTTCAGCAAGCTGTCGATGCGCTATCTCTTGGACAAGACGACCAGCGGTCGCGTTATCCCCGACGACCCTGTGGACGAATTCTTTTCCGCGCTCGGCCAGTTCTGCGGCGTGCTGGCCATGGAAGGCGAGGAGTTCTCTTACATCTACGACGCCACCGGCGGCGAAGCGCTGAAGATCGTCTGCAAAGATCCGTCACGCCAATTGTTCCAGCGGCACGAAGGTTTTCACAGTGTCATCGCCATGTCGGCCACCCTCGACCCGATGGAGTTCTACCGTAAAATGCTCGGCTTCGATCCCGAGCGGACCGACCAGGCGAATTTCCCCTCGCCCTTCCCCAAGGAGAACCGGCGCATCATCGTCGTGCCGACCGTCTCAACCACATTTCGGGCGCGGGTTGCCCATTACGGGAGAATCGCCAATATCATCGCGACCACCGCCGCCGCCCGCCCCGGCAACTACATGGCCTTGTTCCCCAGCTACGATTTCATGCGCGGCGTGGCTACCCGGGTACCAGATGGCGCTTGGGAGGTCATCGTTCAGGAACCGAAGATGTCCGAGTCGCAGCGTCTCGCGCTTTTGGAGTCCCTGAAAGAGCGCCAACCGCCAAAACTAATCTTAGCAGTCCAGGGGGGATTGTTCGCCGAAGGCGTTGATTACCCAGGGGAAACGCTTTCCGGCGTCATCATTGTCAGTCCAGCCCTCCCGCAGGTGAGTTTCGAGCGGGAATTGATGCGTCAATACTATGAGGAACACTACGGCAAAGGCTTCGAATTCGCCTACCTCTATCCCGGGATGAATCGCGTTATTCAGTCAGTGGGGCGGTTGATTCGCTCGGAATCGGATTTGGGCGTGGCAGTGCTTGTGTGCCAACGTTTTGCGCAACCCAAATATTCAACGCTTTTCCCCCCGGATTGGTCTGATAGCTTGGCTGGCCCTCGGGCCGGTTACAATTTGGCTACGGAACTGGTGAATTTTTGGAACGGTAATCTAGGAAACCATCCTAGTTAA
- the shc gene encoding squalene--hopene cyclase translates to MIQAKEDSYLQLDERLEGAIAGAQDWLLDQQAQDGHWCAELEGDTILESEYLFYLHFVDKLDPVTLRKVANYVRSKALADGGWSIYPDGPMELSASVKGYLALKMAGDSVYAPHMIKTRDAILAAGGMTRCNTFTKIALAMIGLYPWGGCPAIPPELILLPKWFSFSIYNMSSWSRAMLVPLSIIRSCEPIKPLPREWQLDELWVGGREKADIRLARDERTCTWHNFFLLVDHLLKFVHRHHPMPFVRRFALRKAERWVIEHGRTPGGLGAIFPAMANYVMSLRVLGYSNESYLVVHGIREMEKLEIEEGDTLRLQPCFSPVWDTAISVNALHESGLSADHAALQSATRWLLDKEVRRPGDWRVKHSESHRYTEPNKPVGAWFFEYDNEFYPDVDDTAMVLMALNRVSTEFDREKFAAIRRGTRWVLGMQGKDGGWASFDKDNDKWLFTQVPFADHNAMIDSSTADITARVLECLGHFGFTMEDECVQKAIRFLKRDQCADGSWFGRWGTNYIYGTWQVLRGLRLIGEDMRLPYVRRAVAWLKTSQNADGGWGESLRSYDDTQFKGIGKSTASQTAWAIMGLISADEVNSPELARGITYLLNQQELDGGWDEELFTGTGFPRVFYLRYHYYRHYFPLMALGMYARNLMQGFPPVPREQEKSRVIQLFYKQPRILRKVARLRALAHLTEV, encoded by the coding sequence ATGATTCAAGCGAAGGAAGATTCGTATCTCCAATTAGATGAGCGTCTCGAAGGGGCCATTGCCGGGGCGCAGGATTGGCTGTTGGATCAGCAGGCTCAGGATGGCCACTGGTGCGCCGAGCTGGAAGGCGACACCATCCTGGAGTCGGAGTACCTCTTTTACCTGCATTTCGTTGATAAACTCGACCCGGTTACCCTCCGCAAGGTAGCCAATTACGTCCGCTCCAAGGCCCTTGCAGATGGTGGCTGGTCCATCTATCCCGATGGCCCGATGGAGTTAAGCGCTTCCGTCAAGGGTTACCTCGCCCTTAAAATGGCGGGCGATTCCGTGTATGCCCCGCACATGATCAAGACCCGCGACGCGATTCTCGCGGCCGGCGGGATGACCCGCTGTAACACCTTCACAAAGATCGCCCTGGCCATGATCGGTCTGTACCCATGGGGCGGCTGCCCGGCGATTCCGCCGGAACTGATTCTTTTGCCGAAGTGGTTCAGTTTTAGCATTTACAACATGTCCTCATGGTCGCGGGCGATGCTCGTGCCGCTATCCATCATCCGCTCATGCGAACCGATCAAACCTCTTCCCCGTGAATGGCAGCTCGATGAACTGTGGGTCGGCGGCCGCGAAAAAGCCGACATCCGCCTGGCGCGCGACGAACGCACCTGCACCTGGCACAATTTCTTCCTGTTGGTTGACCACCTACTGAAATTTGTCCACCGCCATCATCCCATGCCGTTCGTACGGCGCTTCGCGCTGCGCAAGGCGGAACGCTGGGTGATCGAGCACGGCCGGACGCCCGGCGGTCTGGGCGCGATTTTCCCCGCGATGGCCAACTACGTCATGTCATTGCGCGTGCTGGGTTACAGCAACGAAAGCTACCTCGTCGTGCACGGCATCCGCGAGATGGAAAAACTCGAAATCGAGGAAGGCGACACACTTCGGCTGCAGCCCTGCTTTTCCCCGGTGTGGGACACCGCCATCAGTGTCAACGCCCTCCACGAGTCCGGCCTGTCGGCCGACCACGCCGCGCTTCAATCCGCCACCCGTTGGCTGCTCGACAAGGAAGTGCGTCGCCCCGGCGACTGGCGCGTGAAACATTCCGAGAGCCATCGCTACACCGAACCGAACAAGCCCGTCGGCGCGTGGTTTTTCGAGTACGACAACGAGTTTTATCCCGATGTTGACGACACCGCCATGGTCCTGATGGCGTTGAATCGCGTCAGCACGGAATTTGATCGCGAGAAATTCGCCGCCATCCGTCGTGGTACCCGCTGGGTCCTCGGGATGCAGGGCAAGGACGGTGGCTGGGCGAGTTTCGACAAGGACAACGACAAGTGGCTCTTCACCCAGGTGCCCTTCGCCGACCACAATGCCATGATCGATTCGAGCACCGCGGACATCACCGCCCGCGTGTTGGAATGTCTGGGCCATTTCGGATTTACGATGGAAGACGAGTGCGTCCAGAAGGCCATTCGCTTCCTCAAGCGTGACCAATGCGCGGACGGCTCCTGGTTCGGCCGCTGGGGCACGAATTACATCTACGGGACGTGGCAGGTGCTGCGCGGCCTGCGCCTGATCGGTGAAGACATGCGCCTGCCATACGTGCGCCGCGCTGTGGCCTGGCTGAAGACGTCCCAAAACGCCGACGGCGGCTGGGGCGAGTCGTTGCGCAGCTACGACGACACGCAGTTCAAAGGCATCGGCAAGAGTACGGCCTCGCAAACGGCCTGGGCGATCATGGGTCTGATTTCCGCGGACGAAGTCAACTCGCCGGAACTCGCCCGCGGCATCACCTACCTCCTCAACCAACAGGAACTCGACGGTGGGTGGGATGAGGAATTGTTCACGGGCACCGGTTTCCCCCGCGTGTTCTATCTGCGTTATCACTACTACCGTCATTATTTCCCGCTCATGGCGTTGGGGATGTATGCGCGCAATTTGATGCAGGGCTTCCCGCCCGTGCCGCGCGAACAGGAAAAATCACGCGTTATCCAATTGTTCTACAAGCAACCGCGCATTCTTAGAAAAGTGGCGCGCCTGCGCGCGTTGGCGCATCTGACCGAAGTCTGA
- the hpnH gene encoding adenosyl-hopene transferase HpnH → MRFPFTLSAKIARHIITNKIKKTGKFALVLQLEPLHTCNLTCTGCGRIREYSTNLKDMMSLEECLGSATECNAPMVSICGGEPLIYPKIEELVDGLLDQGRIVYVCTNGMFMRKKMRDHLARTYTPAIEPRLKALLAQELITDKEATEIRKGKNDGRPGIKPSKWMYWNVHIDGLEYIHDLIVEREGVFKECIEAIKMAKILGYQVATNCTVYKETDMDEIEKMFDFLSALGVDGHTITPGYEYDAAKKDMIKRLNKQPEDFFLTRKLTREKFKKVVEWGQKYTFFGSPIYLEFLAGKRDLHCTAWAIPTRNVKGWKAPCYLMTDGHYEGYQEMLTKVDWDKYGVFDGVARDPRCENCMTHCGYEPTPSLGIDTQRGDTWKLIRYNFGAKPQPIAAGSQVDAYNGVTTGRGHLTGKRDSVQSNIRQVLADKEVNAAVAATTHDHGHGDDCCS, encoded by the coding sequence ATGAGATTCCCATTTACATTGTCGGCGAAAATTGCCCGGCACATCATCACCAACAAAATCAAAAAGACCGGCAAATTCGCCCTCGTGCTCCAACTCGAGCCGTTGCATACCTGCAACCTCACCTGCACCGGCTGCGGCCGTATTCGCGAATACTCCACCAATCTCAAGGACATGATGAGCCTCGAAGAGTGCCTCGGCTCCGCCACCGAGTGCAACGCGCCGATGGTCTCCATTTGCGGCGGCGAACCGCTCATCTACCCGAAGATCGAGGAACTCGTTGACGGCCTGCTCGACCAGGGCCGCATCGTTTATGTCTGCACGAACGGCATGTTCATGCGCAAAAAGATGCGTGATCACCTCGCCCGCACGTACACCCCGGCAATCGAGCCCAGGCTAAAGGCGCTGCTGGCGCAGGAACTCATCACGGACAAGGAAGCCACCGAAATCCGCAAGGGCAAGAATGACGGCCGCCCGGGTATCAAGCCTTCGAAATGGATGTATTGGAACGTCCACATCGACGGTCTCGAATACATCCACGATCTCATCGTCGAACGGGAAGGCGTCTTCAAGGAATGCATCGAAGCCATCAAGATGGCCAAAATTCTCGGCTATCAGGTCGCCACGAACTGCACGGTCTACAAAGAGACCGACATGGATGAGATCGAGAAGATGTTCGACTTCCTCTCGGCCCTCGGCGTCGACGGGCATACCATCACCCCGGGCTACGAGTACGATGCCGCCAAGAAAGACATGATCAAGCGCCTCAACAAGCAGCCCGAGGACTTCTTCCTCACTCGCAAGCTGACCCGCGAGAAGTTCAAGAAAGTCGTGGAGTGGGGCCAGAAATACACCTTCTTCGGTTCGCCGATTTATCTCGAGTTCCTCGCTGGCAAGCGCGACCTGCATTGCACCGCGTGGGCCATCCCGACCCGTAACGTCAAAGGCTGGAAGGCCCCCTGCTATCTCATGACCGATGGCCATTACGAAGGCTACCAGGAAATGCTCACCAAGGTCGATTGGGACAAATACGGCGTCTTTGACGGCGTTGCCCGCGACCCGCGCTGCGAGAATTGCATGACGCACTGCGGTTACGAGCCCACGCCCTCTCTCGGCATCGATACCCAACGCGGTGATACCTGGAAGCTCATCCGCTACAACTTCGGCGCGAAACCGCAGCCGATCGCCGCGGGTTCCCAGGTGGATGCCTATAACGGCGTTACCACCGGCCGGGGCCACCTCACCGGCAAGCGCGATTCCGTGCAATCCAACATCCGTCAGGTGCTCGCGGACAAGGAAGTCAATGCTGCCGTCGCCGCGACGACCCATGACCATGGTCACGGTGACGACTGCTGCAGCTAG